The genomic region TTCGTAAGTGCCCGTGGCCGTTATGGTTGGTGCCTTTTCGCCGTCGTATTTAAGTGCAACGGCAGCGCTGGAACTTGAAGAGAAACCTTCATTTTGTTCTTTCATGCTCGAGTATCCACCAGTCTGTGTTCCAGCTTCGTTGCCGGGTACGAAGGGCTGCCACGGCGGCATTCAAGATCGGTAACTTCCAGCCCCAGTTCTATAAGGCTGCGCCTTAGAAGCGGTAATTCTTCGTTAACCTGCTTCAGCGTGTCCTGTTTTTCTGCCCACACCCGTGCACTTACCTCCTGTTGACGCAGGGCGATCTCAAAATTTAGTGCTCCGGCCAATTCCAGATCAATGGAAAGATTCAGGCGCCATTCGCTGATGGCAGCGCGTTTGCCGTCGCGGCCCTTAGATGCAGAGTCTTCTTTGTGTTGTTCTAAGCGCAATTGCGCCACTCTAGGCTCGTTTTGGGGCGTCACCCAGGGCAAGTCCATGAGCATGGTGGATGCGGGTGCAGGTGCTTCACCCCCGGCCCTTGCAGTCAGTATCTGGCTGTGGAGTTGGTTAACGGTAATTCGGTTCAGCATGCCGGCCAACATTCGCAGTGTCTGGCCCACAGAGGTGGGATCGGCGCTGCTACTAGGCGGCGGTGATGCCAGTGCTTGTGGGAACTGCAGCGGTGCCAGAGCCAGCCCGGGGCTTGCCAGTGGCGTGAGGCGGTTAAACGCCATTGCCGCGTCGCCAGGTTGCTCAGCCAACAAGCTGGTTATCATGCGGCCAATGGCAAGCTTAAGATCAGGTAAGGCGGAGGACGGTGTTTGGGCCAGGCGGGATTCTGCGAACAGACCGCTCTCGGCTACCCACTGCCGGATTTGCTGCACGGTGTTGTTCTGGGTACCGGCACCGGGGGCCAAGGCACTACTGGTGGGCAGTCTCGCAAGCAGTGATTCTAAAGCTTGTCGTGCTGCCTCGGGCAACGGCTGCGGGCTTCGGCTTGCGGGTAGCTGGCCGGGAGTCAGTTCGGGGATAACGCCTTGGTTCAGTGCCGTCATCAGCTTTGCTAGGCCGCTGTCCAAGCTTTGCTGCCAGGGCATGCGCTGGGCTAATGCCCGAGTGATGGCGGCTTCTGGTGTGGCAGCCAGCTTGCCCATCAGTTGCAGTTCATTGCCCGCCCGCATGACTTTCACCCAATCCCCCCGCGTCAGCTCTGTGGCGCCAATGGCTGCGTTTACCTGAAGCGACTTGCCTCGTACATCCAGCAAAACCTCGGCGTTTGCGCTGCCCTGGCGGTTGATGACTTCTGCTACTCGGGCCAGTATGGTCTCTCGATTAGCGAGCTGAACCTGATCCAGCTGCTGCCGGGCAGACAAGGCCGCCGTTTCTCGGGCAGGCTGCGTGGCCTCATGAGTCTGTGTCGGCTTGGAGGTAGCCGGTGCCGGTGGGGTAGAAGACTGTTGGCCGCTGGGTAGTTTCATCGCTGCTGACTTGATACCAGACAAGAGTAATCTGTAGACGCTTTCGTTATAATACGCCGCGCCGGCAACTATTGTCGTGAATACACCCGATGCTTTTGCGCATCGTCCTGATTACGGGGCCCTGATGTCCGAGCCGTTACCCTTGATGTCCGAGCCGTTACTACAGGCTGTTAATCTGCAGTGTGAGCGGGACACGCGGATACTTTTCCGTGAGCTATCCTTTTCCATACTGCCCGGTACGATAACCCGTGTCGAGGGGCCAAACGGCTCCGGCAAAACCACTCTACTGAGAATGCTGGCGGGCCTGAACGATGCATGGACAGGCGAGCTGAAGTGGCGCGGGTCTCCGGTAGTCAATCAGCGGGAGGCGTTTCTCCGGAACATGTTGTATATCGGGCATCGCCCGGGTATCAAATCCCTGCTTACCCCCACGGAAAATCTCCGGGCCTTGATGGCTGGTCGTCGGCCTGTGTCTGATGCAGTTTTTCGTCAGGCTTTGCAAGGTACGGGCTTAGCGGGGTATGAAGATGTACCCTGTCGCAATCTGTCTGCGGGGCAGCAACGTAGGGTTGCACTGGCCCGCCTGTTGATTGCTGACGAACCCCTCTGGCTGCTCGATGAAGTGTTCACCGCTATTGATGCAGACGGTGTACAAGCGCTCGAGTCGCTATTGCAACAGCGCGCAGCCGAAGGTGGGGCGGTGCTGGTTACAACTCACCATGATCTGGCACTGCCGGGCATGCATAAACTAATTCTTGGCGCGGGGGGCGTGTCTGATGAACGCTGAAGCTTGCCCGGCCGTTCGGTTTGCCAGTAGCAGTGTGGGTGCGCTGGCTGCCATGAAAGGCGTTTTTGCGCGTGATATGAAGATAGCATTCCGGCAGCGCCAGGATCTACTTAACCCGCTGCTGTTCTTTATTATGGTTGTTACTCTGTTTCCGCTTGGGGTCAGCCCAGAAGTTTCGTTCCTCAGAGAAGCCGGAGCCGGTATTCTCTGGGTAGCGGCGCTGCTTTCTGTATTATTGTCGTTGGATCATCTGTTTCGCCATGATTTTGACGACGGCACGTTAGAGCAGCTTGTACTGCAGCCGCAGCCTCTGTTTCTGCTGATATTGGCAAAAACAATGGCGCATTGGATGCTAACGGGATTGCCCTTGGTGGTGCTTACACCGGTTCTTGGTGTAATGGTGCACCTCGACGGGAACTCTATCGCTGTTTTGTGTCTAACGCTGCTGATTGGTACGCCGGTTCTGAGCTTGATTGGCGCAATTGGCGCTGCGCTAACCCTTGGGTTGCGATCGGCAGGTGTGCTCTTGTCCCTGCTGATCATTCCACTGTACATTCCTGTGCTGATTTTCGGCACGGGCACAGTTGCCGCCGCAGCAGATGGCGCGTCTGTAGGAGCCTATCTGGCTCTGATGGGGGCTTTTTTGATGCTCTCACTGACACTGGCGCCGTTTGCAGCGGCAGCCGCGTTGAGAGTCAGCTTGTCGAACGGATAAAACAAGGTAAACGGTAGGGCGGTGACCAACTGATGTGGCAAATTTTTCACAAACTGGGTTCTCCCAAGTGGTTTTTCGGGATTTCCACCCGGTTCATGCCTTGGCTACTGGCGGGCGGCATACTGCTGCTTTTGGCTGGGGCTATCTGGGGCCTTGCGTTTGCACCCAAGGATTACCTTCAGGGCAACAGTTACCGGATCATTTTTATTCACGTTCCGGCGGCATTTTTGGCCCAGTCTGTGTATATCATGATGGCTTCGGCAGCCATTGTGACACTGGTATGGCGAATGAAACTGGCCGACGTGTTCGTTAAGGCGGTGGCGCCGGTGGGGCTTGTTCTTACGTTTTTGGCGCTATTTACCGGCGCAGTTTGGGGTAAGCCAACTTGGGGCACTTGGTGGATCTGGGATGCCCGGCTTACCTCCATGCTGATACTGCTGTTTTTATATGGCGGTGTTATTGCCCTGGATCGAGCCATCAATGACGATAAGTCTGCCGCCCGCGCGGTTGCCGTGCTGGTGCTGGTAGGGGTAGTGAATATCCCCATTATCAAATACTCCGTGGAATGGTGGAATACACTGCACCAGCCCGCGACGTTCAAACTCACAGAGAAACCGTCGATGCCGGCGGAAATGTGGGTGCCGCTGCTGCTGTCCGTGTTGGGCCTGTACCTAATTTTTGGCTGGCTCGCCTGCGTTCGCATGCAGACAGAGATTCTGTCCCGGGAGCAACGTACCCGCTGGGTAAAAGAATTCGTAATGAAAGGAAGGATCTGACCCATGGCATTTGATTCCTTTGCTGCCTTTATGGCGATGGAAGGTCACGGCCCTTATGTCTGGGCCTGCTACGCTGTGTTTTTCGTGCTGATGGGTCTGATGATGATCTGGTCTGTGCGGAGCAGGAAAGCGATTATCGAATCCTGCCGTCGTGGTTATGAGTTTCAGGCTGACAAGAGTAAAGTGGCGGCTCCGACACCTTCTGCGTCCTTCGCGCGCGTAAACGTTTCCCAAGACTGACTGACAGGTATGTAAATGCATCCGATCCGTAAAAAGCGGCTGACCATTGTTCTGTTTCTTCTGGTAGGGCTGTCTGTCGCGGTAGCTTTGACAACTTATGCCCTGCGCCAGAACATTAATCTGTTTTACGACCCAACCCAGATTTCTGCCGGGGAGGCGCCGGTTGATGTGCGAATTCGTGCCGGCGGCATGGTGGAAGAAGGCTCGGTAAAGCGAGATCCCGAAAGCCTGAAAGTGGAGTTTTTGGTCACCGACTATAATGCCTCGGTGCCTGTTGAGTACGTTGGTATCCTGCCGGATCTGTTTGCCGAAGGGCAGGGCATTGTTGCCATGGGCCGGCTCAACAACGAAGGCCGCTTTGTTGCGGATCAGGTTCTGGCCAAGCACGATGAAAATTATATGCCTCCAGAAGTTGCCGGCGCCCTGGAAAAAGCCGCACAAAACAAGAGTGAAGCCGCGCCTGGCAGTACCAAACCGGCAACCTACTAAACACATCACAATCAACAGCCTGACTCCTGGAGAGCTTTGATGTATCCCGAACTCGGACAGCTTGCACTGATACTTTCGCTGTTGCTGGCAGTGCTTCTTTCGGTTGTACCCCTTGTTGGCTCGCTCACCGGGCGGGACAACCTTCAGGCGTTTGCCAGGCCCTTGGCGGCGGGCATGTTCGTGTTTGTCGCGTTGGCTTTTGCTGTGCTTGCCCACGCGTTTTTAACTGACGATTTCTCCGTTGCCTACGTTGCCAACAACAGCAACAGCATGCTGCCCTGGTACTACAAGTTCAGTGCCGTATGGGGCGGCCATGAGGGTTCACTGCTGCTTTGGATACTGATGCTGACGGGCTGGACCCTGGCCGTCGCCATTTTCAGCCGCCGCTTACCCTCTGTGATGATTTCGCAGGTGTTGTCAGTTCTCGGTATGGTCAGTGTCGGGTTCATGCTCTTTATTGTAGTTACATCAAACCCGTTTGGCCGTTTGCTGCCCAATGTGCCGGCTGACGGGGCGGACTTGAACCCGCTGCTGCAGGACTTTGGGTTGATCGTTCACCCACCCCTGCTTTACATGGGCTATGTCGGCTTTGCGGTGGCGTTTGCGTTTGCCATTGCTGCACTGATCAATGGCCGCTTGGACGCGGCATGGGCCAGATGGTCACGGCCTTGGACAACCGTGGCCTGGGCATTTCTATCCGTTGGTATTGCCCTGGGAAGCTGGTGGGCATACTACGAGCTTGGCTGGGGTGGCTGGTGGTTCTGGGATCCGGTTGAAAACGCCTCCTTGTTGCCGTGGCTGTCTGGTACGGCCCTGATGCACTCACTGGCAGTAACAGAAAAACGCGGTGTGTTCAAAAGTTGGACGGTACTGCTGGCGATTGTCACCTTTTCGCTGAGCCTGCTGGGTACCTTTCTAGTTCGGTCTGGTGTGCTTACCTCAGTTCATGCCTTTGCATCGGATCCAGAGCGCGGCACCTTTTTGCTGGCGCTGCTGGCAGTCACTATTATTGCAAGCTTGGTGCTTTACGCGTTCAGAGCGCCGGTTGTTCACGTACGCTCACGCTACGGCTCACTGTCCCGGGAAATATTCTTGCTGCTAAACAACGTGTTGCTGGTTTCTGCAACGCTGCTGGTAGCGGTAGGCACCCTGTACCCGCTGGTTCTCGATTTCTTCGATCTGGGGAAAATCTCCATCGGCGAGCCGTTCTTTAACCTCACCTTCAGCCCGCTTGCAGTGGCGGCCGGCCTTCTGATGGGCGTCGGCATATTTTCTCGCTGGAAGAAGACCGATGCCGGTTGGCTTGCGCGCAAGCTGTTGTGGCCACTGGCGGCGAGTGTGCTGATCAGCACGGCTGTTATGGTTGGTTATGGCGGCTTCACACCCTGGGCATTTCTTGGCGTGTTTGCGTCTGTTTGGGTAACCACGGCAACGTTTTGGGATCTGTGGGACAAATCCTCCTCCAGAAAAGGGCGTATCCATGGTCTCAAGCGCCAATCTCGCAGTTACTACGGCATGGTGCTGGGGCATCTTGGCCTAGCCATCACCATGGCCGGCGCAACGGTTGTATCGAACTACGGCATCGAACGTGATGTGCGCATGGTGCCCGGCGATATTGCCGAAGTGGGCGACTATCAGTTTCTCTTTAAGGGTATCGGTGAGCGGCAGGGCAAGAACTTCACGGCGCAGTACGGCAGCTTTGATGTCATGCGAGACGGAAAGCTTGTTGCTGAACTGCACCCTGAAAAGCGCCAGTACGCGGTTGGCATGAGCGTTATGACTGAAGCGGATATTGACGGCGGCCTGTTCCGGGATATCTTTGTTGCCGTGGGTGAGCGGATTTCTGATGACGCTTGGGCTATCCGGCTCCAGTACAAACCTTTGATCCGCTGGCTTTGGCTTGGGGCTCTGTTTATGGCTGCCGGCGGCTTTCTTGCGATATCAGATCGTCGCTACAGGATCCGTGAGCGGGTTACTGAGCCCTCCTCGGTACCTTCAACCAAAATGCCACCTGCGCAGAAAGATGCACAGGGCACAGCCGGAGCGGTTTCATGAAGCGGGTTTTGCTGTTCCTTCCCTTGTTGGTGGCCATCGTAGTGGGTGTTGTTCTGTTTGCCGGCATTGGCAAAGATCCGACTAAGCTCGACTCCGCGCTGGTAGGAAAGCAGGTTCCAGCATTCAGCCTTAAGGATCTGAAAAATCCCGATAGCACGTTGGACGAGCGCCTTTTCAGCGGCGAGATTACGCTGCTGAACGTTTGGGGCACCTGGTGTCCCTCATGCCGCGATGAACATGATGACCTCATGTGGCTTGCCCGGGAAAAGAAGGTCGCGATCATTGGGCTGAACTACAAAGACAGCCGCGACGATGCGCTGATCTGGCTGGATAGGCTGGGCGATCCATACCGCACAATTATCTACGACCCCAAAGGCACGCTGGGTTTTGATCTGGGCGTTTACGGCGCACCGGAAACCTTTGTAATCGATGCCGCCGGTATTGTGCGCTATCGCCATGTGGGCGTTGTGAACAATGAGGTATGGGAGCAGGTTCTGTTGCCGGTGATTAACGAAGCGCGGGAGAACGGCTGATGCTCCGCGTTATGTGTTTGTTCATAGCCTTAGCGGCATCTGGATTGGCCGTTGCGGATGTGGCTGCTGTTTACGATTTTGAAAGCCGCAGCGAAGAGCAGCGTTACCAAAATCTTATTTCGGAACTGCGGTGCCCCAAGTGCCAGAACCAGAATATTGCGGACTCAAATTCGCCTATTTCCAAAGATATGAGAACGGCTGTCTACCAGATGATGCTCGATGGCTCCAGCAACGACGAAATAGTCGAATCTCTGGTGGGCCGCTTTGGCGAGTTTGTGAAATACAAGCCTGACCTAGACAGCCGTACCTTCTTGCTCTGGGCCACACCTGCGATTGCGGTTCTGGGCGGCCTTCTTGTGGTCGGCGGCGTTGTTGTACGCTCCCGCAGGGCCGGCATAGCAGCGCCGGAGCTGAGCACCGAAGAGCAAGCCCGGATTGATAAAATGCTTGTGGAAAAAAATCAGAACGGCAACGCCTGATCTGCACTGCTCTATTCATTTTTGAACCTGTGATGATATCTCCATGACTGAAACTTTCTGGATTGCCGCAACGGTACTGATCATTATTGCCTTGGCATTTGTACTCTACCCCGTGATGTTCCACCGTCGGGGCGCCCGACAGCAGACAGATCTCAGAAACCAGAACCTGATGGCCTATCGCAGCCGGATGGCGGAGCTGGAAAAAGAGCACCAAGCAGGAATCATCGATAAAGAAAGCCACCGGCAACTTCGGGATGAGCTTGCTGGCGCCATGCTGGATGATGTCCCGGATAACGAAGCCCCTGCCAAAACGGTACCAGGTCGCAAAGCCGCCATGGCGGTTGCGCTGTTCTCAATACTCGTGATTCCTGCGGCCACGGTTCTGCTCTACGAAGAGTGGGGGTCGATGGACAGCGTTGAAGCGTTCGTTGCTATGCAGGAGCTGGGCAGCTCGGATGATGCTCGGTCCGCGCAAATGAATGAACTGACGCAGCAACTGCGTGAACGGCTTGAAGCAAGCCCGGACAACCCAGATGGCTGGGCTATGTTGGGCCAGACCTATATGCGCCTGGAACGGCATGACGATGCAGCCTGGGCATTCCGTAAGCTGGCTGATAGCGTCAGCTCTGATGATGAATCCCGGGCGGTCGCCCTGGGCTTGGCGGCTCAAGCACAGTTTTTCCGGAGCCAGGGCGCGATGACCGAAAAGGTAACGTCTGCGATTGAAGAGGCGAGGGCGTTGAACCCTGATGAGGTTAACTCGCTTGGGCTGCTTGGAATTCACGCATTTAGCCAAAACAACTATCGTGAGGCAATCCGTTACTGGGAGCGCGTTCAAACAGTAGCGCCTGACCATCCGCAGCTGGCTTCTATTCAGGGCGGCATAAAAGAAGCATACACGCGTCTTGGCGAGCAGCCGCCTGCAGCAAAGCCTGCTTTTCCAGCTCCGAATGACGGTTTGGAAGCACAGAGTGTGGGCGTAACCGTTCGGGTGGCTCTTGATGACGCCTTCCAAAAGGATGTTCCCGCAGATACCACGTTGTTCCTTTTTGCCCGTGCGGCCAATATTCAGCAAGGCCCGCCCTTGGCCGTTGTTAGGTTAACCGCTGGCGATTTGCCCATTGAGATCCGGTTGGACGACAGCCATGCCATGGCGCCGCAAGCGGTGATATCCGGCGTAGAAGAAGTGGTTGTGACTGCACGGCTGACACGTTCAGGCAATATTAATGCTCAGCCTGGAGATTGGCAGGGCAGCACAGATTCGCCCATTGCAGTTTCCGAAGACCAGGGTTCGCCGGTAGCACTGGTTATTGACCAGCAGTTGATCGACTGAGGCGCTAAACCTATCCCGACACCGAAAGATTGTCGGGGTAGAGCGGCGGCAAGCCCGCTTCTGAAGACGCGTTTGCCATGCCTTCTCGGGCTTGCTTGAGTGCTAAGATCAAAACGCGGCCGTCCCACCTGTCGCTACCGGCATGGCCCCGGCTGAAAAGGTGCGCCTGCAGTTTGTTGAGCTCCCTTTCCAGATGTGGCTCTGGGAATACACGGAAAACGTCCCCTGCAGCGCTGAAATCTTGGCCAGGCAGGCGTAAATTGGCCCAGCTTACGAACCGCCCGGGTGTGGAAACACGGCCCTGCTTTGCAGCATTAAGCAGTTGCTCGAATGCTGATCTTTCGTCCCTGACATCTGATGAGTTACCACTGGCCGACGGCTCGGATGCCATTTTACGGGTTCGCCACCAAACCAGCATGGTCAACGCCCAGATGCCAGCCAGCGTAAGACTAACCCACTGCCAGAAGTTACTGTTGGCGGTTGTACCTTCAGCGTTGGCGGCACTCTCTTGGCTGCCGGTTCCCGGTGGCGTGCTCTGGCTATCGTTTGAGCCCGCTATAGGCACAGCTGCATTATTTTCATTACTCGCTTCACTATTTTTGTCACTGCGCACACCGGTTATGTTCAGGGTTTGCGCGGGGATAATAGCTACTTTTTCGCTGTTCGACACGGTATCCCACCAGGGAATACGAATTGCGGGGAGAGTGAGGCTGCCCGCTTCCACCGGAACCAGCGCTCTGGTTTGTGTAAGAGTCGACGTAATACCATCGGGGCCGACATTGGTGTCCCTTTGTGGATTCTCGGGATAGCTGCGAAGCCCGTCCGGAACAGCATCGGGCAGGGGCGGCAGGGCTTCTGAAGGTAAGCCGATGGCCTGCAGGCTAAGAGTACGTGTGAGGTTGTCGCCGGTCTTCAAATTAAGTGTTGGCGGCATGCCCGCCTCAGCTAGCGTAAGACTGGTCGCCGGGAGCCAGGTTGAGCCGCTGAACGCTGCAGGCACATCGTTCACCTGCACCTCAAACAGTTGTGCGCTGTCCCGCAGGAACTTAAGCGAACCGTCAGCATCCCTCGCCTGGCCCTCAAAACGAATGGCGGGCAGGTTCAATGTGCCAGACTTTTGTGGAAACACCGCATAACGTCGTTCCACCACTCGATAGCGCACACCATCGCGCAGGCGGGAAGACTCATTCTGCTTTCCCAGGGTTTCTATGATGGCGTTGGGGTGTTCAGGGTCGGACAGCTCGCCGCGTATAAGGTTACCCCGAAAAAACAGCCGCACGGTCAGAATAAGCTGCTCTTGAACGTAGACTTCTGCTTTGTCGGTCGTCAGTTCAATGAAACTGTTTCGGTTAGCGTTCGCCTGATCCGGAGGGTTGCCGTCCACTACCTCGATGGTTACCGGGCTGGACACAGAATCCTTGAAGGTGAGGGCAGGGATGGTGAGCTCGCCAGTTGATGTGGGCGCAAGCTGGTAGATCCACGTGATTTCTCCAACCATGTCGCCGTTTACGGTGCGAATGCTATAGCGCTGGTTGCGGGCCAGTATGTCAAAGTTTGGAGACACCTTTTCAATATCCGGCGAGGGTAGGCTTGAGATATCAAAATCAAATAGATTGCTCAGGTTGATATCGATCTTTGTGGTGCCCTTCACGGTAAGTGTTAACACCTCGCCTTCATATAGCTGGGTTCTGTCCGGCTCCGCCGTGAGTTCGCCAGCCTGGGCAGGCACACACAGAGCCATCAGAACCGCCAAAACCGCCGGCCAGATTGTGGAAATGATCAGCCGTTTTACCATGGTGTATCGCCCTCATCGGATGGTGTCTGGCGTTCCTGATATTGCTGCAGGAATTTTCTCTGTAAAAGGCCGCCGGGATTATCAGGAATCCGCCGCAGTGATTGTTCTTGGCTTTGAGTCAGAGGTGTTTCGGATACCGAGGCGGGTGCCTGGACTTCTTCGCTGCCAGGCTCTGCCCCCGAGGCCTGCGCATTTGCACCGCTGTTTTCCGGGGAATCCTCAGATTGCTCCTCGCCAGATTCCTCTTGCGCCCCGTTTTGCCCCTGTTCTTGGGAATTATCTTGGGACTGCTCAGATTCCCCATCAGGTTTTTGCGAGTCCTGGGAGTTTTCGGAGCCCTGAGAGCCGTCCTGGCTCTGATTTTTGCCGGACGGATCGGAACTGTCCCCCTGCTGTTGGCTGCTATCCTCGCTTGAATCGGAAGAGCTCTGATCGCCGTCGCCCTGATCTTGGCTGGAATCTTTTTTTTGTTGTTTGAGTAAGTCTTCCACCAGTTGTCGGTTTACCCGGGCGTCCTCCATATCCGGGTTGCGATCCAGAGCGCTGTCATAGGCCTTAACGGCTTCTTTCAGCTTGTCGGCCCGGGCTAAGGCGTTGCCGCGATTATAATCAGCCAAGGGCGACGGTTTTCCCGCAAACGCACTGGCGGCTTCATCATAGCGCTCGGCTCTGTAAAGCGCGGAACCCCGCCATTCTGATGATTCGAGTATCGTTGCGGCCGCTCCGGGATCTTCACGAATCAGCTCCGCTGCCCTCTGATCCTCGCGTTGCCAAAGGCTGTCCCAGTCCATGGCTGCGACCGGCTGTGGCATGGCGGGTAAAAGAATCAACGCCATTGCGGTAAATGCTCCCCGGCGCCAGCCCAGCAATAGCAGCGGCAGAGCCAGCCATAGCAGCCAGTAGCCGTCGTCTGTCCAGCGGTTGATGGTGAGCCCGGTGTCTGTGTCTTGCCACTCGTCTGAGTCAATGGGGCTTAGGTTCAGGGTAGCTATGTCGCTGGCATCCAGTGTCAGTTCATGGCTTTTGCCGCCATTTTTGCGGGCAATCTTTGCGAGCATGTCCGGGTCGGTGCGCACTATGACAATATTGCCGTTATCCCGGATGAAACCACGCCGTGCAAGGGGAATAGGGCCGCCATCACGGGTCCCTGCCGCCAAAGTGCTCAGTGCAAAGCCGGTACCCGTTAGCGCATCGTTAATCGGCCCCATGTAGCGATCTGACACGCCATCTGTAATCAACAGAATGCGCCCTTTGCCCGGAGCGCCGCGTTCCAGAAGAGTGCGGGCCTTCGCAATAGCCAGGTCGGAGCGGTTGCCTTGAACCGGCATGATCACGGGCTCGAGTACGTTGAGCATACCTGTCAGTGTGTTGCTGTCGTCTGTCAGGGGTGTCACCACGTGCGCATCGCCGGAATACACAACCAACCCAGTGAGGCTGCCTTCACGAATCGTTAGGATATCTCGAATCTTGCGTTTTGCCCGGGTAAGGCGATCTGGCTCCAGATCCGTTGCCAGCATGGACAACGACAGGTCGAGCACAATCACCAGGCTGTCTCCCGGTTTTTTCAGGGGCGTGGGCGCTTCACGCCAGGCTGGCCCGGCAAGAGCGACAGCCAGGATGAAAACGGCGCTGATTGCCGGGAAGAGCCGTGATCCGCGTTTTTTTAAAGCGCTGCCATATCGCCGGATGACCGGGGACAAAAACTGGTCAGGGATTAAGCTAGACCAACCGCTGTCACCAGAACCTTTGCGTTTCAGTGCCAAGTAAAGCACGGGCACAATCAGCAATAGCAGAAGCCAGAGCGGGCGAAGGAAGTGAAAGTCAGTCATTGTTCACGCGCCCGCCGGAAAAG from Marinobacter sp. LV10R510-11A harbors:
- a CDS encoding VWA domain-containing protein gives rise to the protein MTDFHFLRPLWLLLLLIVPVLYLALKRKGSGDSGWSSLIPDQFLSPVIRRYGSALKKRGSRLFPAISAVFILAVALAGPAWREAPTPLKKPGDSLVIVLDLSLSMLATDLEPDRLTRAKRKIRDILTIREGSLTGLVVYSGDAHVVTPLTDDSNTLTGMLNVLEPVIMPVQGNRSDLAIAKARTLLERGAPGKGRILLITDGVSDRYMGPINDALTGTGFALSTLAAGTRDGGPIPLARRGFIRDNGNIVIVRTDPDMLAKIARKNGGKSHELTLDASDIATLNLSPIDSDEWQDTDTGLTINRWTDDGYWLLWLALPLLLLGWRRGAFTAMALILLPAMPQPVAAMDWDSLWQREDQRAAELIREDPGAAATILESSEWRGSALYRAERYDEAASAFAGKPSPLADYNRGNALARADKLKEAVKAYDSALDRNPDMEDARVNRQLVEDLLKQQKKDSSQDQGDGDQSSSDSSEDSSQQQGDSSDPSGKNQSQDGSQGSENSQDSQKPDGESEQSQDNSQEQGQNGAQEESGEEQSEDSPENSGANAQASGAEPGSEEVQAPASVSETPLTQSQEQSLRRIPDNPGGLLQRKFLQQYQERQTPSDEGDTPW
- a CDS encoding BatD family protein, whose product is MVKRLIISTIWPAVLAVLMALCVPAQAGELTAEPDRTQLYEGEVLTLTVKGTTKIDINLSNLFDFDISSLPSPDIEKVSPNFDILARNQRYSIRTVNGDMVGEITWIYQLAPTSTGELTIPALTFKDSVSSPVTIEVVDGNPPDQANANRNSFIELTTDKAEVYVQEQLILTVRLFFRGNLIRGELSDPEHPNAIIETLGKQNESSRLRDGVRYRVVERRYAVFPQKSGTLNLPAIRFEGQARDADGSLKFLRDSAQLFEVQVNDVPAAFSGSTWLPATSLTLAEAGMPPTLNLKTGDNLTRTLSLQAIGLPSEALPPLPDAVPDGLRSYPENPQRDTNVGPDGITSTLTQTRALVPVEAGSLTLPAIRIPWWDTVSNSEKVAIIPAQTLNITGVRSDKNSEASNENNAAVPIAGSNDSQSTPPGTGSQESAANAEGTTANSNFWQWVSLTLAGIWALTMLVWWRTRKMASEPSASGNSSDVRDERSAFEQLLNAAKQGRVSTPGRFVSWANLRLPGQDFSAAGDVFRVFPEPHLERELNKLQAHLFSRGHAGSDRWDGRVLILALKQAREGMANASSEAGLPPLYPDNLSVSG